The Malus domestica chromosome 17, GDT2T_hap1 genome contains the following window.
ACATTTCAAATCCTTGAtctgttttttctttcattGGGAAAACATTCTCGCATGCTTCTTTTCTTTTCGTTGGTATAtagattgaataaataaaaagaaaattaagcggacaaaaataaagagatgaaaactaaaacaaaaacaaaaagtgtgagaaaattttatcttttacaTCTGTCATAATTATAAActtttttatattataaaaggtgctaagagcatcttcaaagaAGTtagcaattttatttttattttttaaagtgtttttaactAAGCCATTAAGcactttaaaatattaatatcttaacTTTACCTTATTTTGTGGAACCCACCAATTCCCTCTAACATTTAACTCACTATCgcttattgtttgttaaaaaaatctacaaatgattTGGACGCTAATTTAATATAGAAAAATGCTAACAGAACCATACTTTATAAATTACATAACGTGACGGTTGatgattaaaatttatttttaataattcaataaaaaaaatacaatcatcAACCACCATATCATATAATCtaaaaaatatgatttaaaaaGATAATCTCCGTAACATAACCCCTTAATATAAAAcatgtgtattcaattgagaatttgatagACTTtgatggatttataaatccatggatttttatagagtttaattgatttgtagagattctatataaaattttgattcaatttcctcgaaatctcatgggaagatgtgagatttgtggatacttaaaatacactacaaaatctctccaattgCCTCTAATTcccaactttctcaaattctttaaaatcaatttttaattgaatacacctgaaatgttataacttctttaaaatcctaattgaatacacccggatttctaaggattttaataaattatcttaaaattctaattgaatacaccttgaatttcaaagaatcacttaaaatcctgattgattacccttagattcattaaaagaattaaaatccctcaaaatctcaattgagtACACCCCCTTATAAATGTGGGGATTTTGGGATTGCTGTAGATTCTGAGAAAGCTTACTAGAGAAGTTTGGACAAGTATTTAATTCATGTAAAGTatattaaatacaaataattgatccaaaaaaatattaaaaaaataataataatatttaaaaggATTGAGAGAGATGGTAGTATCAAATAAGAGAGTACACTGGGAAAACGAACACAAAACATAAAACgaattagggctggtttggtattgctgtgctttgaaaaaaagctgctgtgagtataagcggctgtgctgtgagaataagcggctgtgaaataaagccagtagagtgtttggtaaacgtttttgtgaaagtgcttttgaaaaaaaaagcaggatgatagtgtgtcttttcattaaatgagcactgtagctccgtgtgctttgaaaaaattggctttttttcgaagcagcaaatagcagcttcagcttttcctttgattttcagcttattctcacagcagcttccaaaataagcctttttttttcagtttaccaaacacaaaaatgaccctcagctttttttcacagtggctttttttaaaatcacctcaatcccaaacggggccttaaCCTCATCACAGATGAATACAACACTTCCAAAATGATAACAGTGTAGAATTCTTCGTAACGAACTTTTGATTCGATTGCTTCGACTGAAAACCGTTTCTTTTATGTTACCGTTCTCACGGGACTCATCCTGACAAGGGAAAGCAGGATTTTCGTCTCACGGAAGAACACAGGTAACGAAATTCTACCCTGTTCACTGAAGGAAGGAGTTTCCCGGccacggttatccctttgactGGCTCGCGGAGGACATCCATCATGTACTAGAAGCCTACATCTGTAGCTGCCTTCTTCCAAGAAGTGAAAAGAATACTACTTTCACTTTTGAAGGGCTACCCATTTATCGCCAactcgaaaatccttcttcAGGGTTCTCGAAATCAAAAACAAAAGGCTCCAAGGAGTTCATACAGCCCAAAGCTGGCTTGAATGAAGCAACAGTACAAGGAGTTAGTAACCGTACTGTAGTTCATCGCCGACCTTTGCCATCTTATTATTTAACTGTGTTGATGCAGGTCAATCAAGATACTTCGTGTAATTAAATAGGCAAGGAGTTGTTCTACGCTGCAGTCTCTTGCATCATTCTCCCCAGTAAGTTGACAACATAATTCAACTTCCTTGCTGATGCTCATATGATGTGCAAGAATCATCTTCAATATCATAATCCTCTCTGTTACTGCTAGGAGTTTTATCCAGAACGCAAGTTTCAGCAGCACCACAATCACCAAGGGGATTCTCAGCATGAGATTCTGGGCCATCATCTATATCGCCTGCATCCTCGTCCGTAATTCCAGCACAACCAACGACATCGGCATTATCATTACAACCATCTACGTCATCAGCATCCTCAATTTGTTCATTGAAACTGTCAAAATGTTCTACCTGATTATAGGCAGGAGCATCTAGATTTACAGGAGATTCCACCAATGCGTCCTCGTCATCATCGACCACTCCAAGTTCACATTTTTGCCACTCATCATCATCGCTATCAATGTTTAGAGGGTCAAACCTATTCTGCTCAGCACGTTGACGGAGCATGAAAACATTGAAATAATAGCTGACAAGGTCTTTATGCGGTCGCAAAGGAAAAGCCACTGAAAGATGGTGCCAGAAGTTCTTACCCAGTGATGCAGGGTTAGAACGGATGGCATCATGGAAGGCATGTTCTTCATCTTTAGTCCATTTATCTGCAACCTCGTCTCCCATTTCATAAAATCCCAACTCTTCAAATAGGCACTCTCCAAGGTCTTTCCTTAATTTCTCTCTTGCTTCCAGGACATGCTGTCTCACACATCTAACAGAACCTGCATCAGCACACATACAGTGGTTTCTAGCTGCCGTATCTTCACATAAATAGTTTTCAGATGCTTCAAGATCAGGCATAGAAATGATACAGGTACCCATCAGCTTCACCTCATCGACACCAAGGCCCTGGCCGGAAGCATATGAAAGTTTATGCTGAGGATCCAATTTCTCCAGATGATCTGAAGTGTGTGAACCCTCATGGCCCCATTCTGGAACATGAGCTTGATGCTGAGGTCCGATAGAAACTAGCTTTTGAGGAGGATAATCAACAGGAGATAAGCAGATATCATTAGAATGAAGTAAAGCCCTCCGATGGTTTGCAGGTGCAAAAAATTCTGGGAATAATGACAGATGCCCTGCTGCCTCAGGTCTTACATGAGCTTCAAACAAACTGTTGTTGGCCAACCAAAATCGAGAGAAGCTTCCAGAAGCACCATTTTCAAGTTCTCTATAGGTCTCATTTGAGATTTCAGTTCCCAAGTCACTTGCAAACCCTCCTTCATCTGGACTTGTACTAAAACTCCCATCACCTTCACCATCTTCATATAGTAATTACATCAGCTATAGGATCAAACTAAATATCTACAGAAAATACCCAGCTAACAAAAACATGCATTAGCCCTCGTAAACATTATATCAACTCACAATAGATAGCACTAACTTGCATTAGAGTATAAAAAACTGATGCCATTATTTCATTTTGAAGGTCAGATTGTGTTAATGGTCCAGATTAAACTCTAAATTGCAATTCCAGATCCATGGAGCATGTTATACATCTACATCTTCTAAAGTTTCCGCCAACCATTATATGCACAACTTGGAAATCGAATAATTAGTGACTAATTGACCATCCAACTATTTGGTacctgaaatttgaaatttcttgGGGGCGCTACTAAAAGGAAAAGTATCCACAATTGGAGCAGGCTCATTTGCGTATTCCAATTGTCTTGGGTGCTTCCAAGCAACCTCATAAGAATCGTCACCATGGAAAGGCcgtttgtttgtcattttctccTGCAAAGTGAAGTCACATTTGAAGTGGAGCATTGAATATGCAACACAGCATTTTTCCTAATCTAAAACTCCCACCCAAAGCAGAAAGCAGCAAATAAAGATTTCAGAAACGAGAACAAAATAACAATCTTCATGAAACTATGCCCTCCAAATGACTTGACTTAATCAACAGTGTTCGTGCTTTCTCAATAAATATGGACGccgaatttgaaacaaaaaccGCATCAGGTACGAAAAACTATGGGCATAACACATTGAATACCACCTACTTCCCAACAAGCATCAATCTAGCTTCAGAAAAAAATTGTCTGTGAAGTTGAAGCTACTTATATCGACTAATTAGATCGTCGCTTAGTATTCaattctttcatttttcctttcGATAAGTGACAGTGACACATATTCCTTAAAAAAGAACATACGATGTTAACTTCAAAACATCTACTTTTGCATCATTTTTTGCAACAAACCATGTTTACACATAATTTGATACCAATTTCTGTACTGCAATATATGCAGGGGCACTAAGAGCAAACAAATATAGTCTACCAGTCAAACAATTATCTAAAATACAcagtaatttattttaaaaaaaaaatttaaatgattaATACTACTGAGCTTAGCTAAAGGAACTGATCCTTACCTGAAAATATGGAGTTCCAGCAACTGACAAAAGCACCAAATAATCAGCCTCTCAAAcgtcaaaacccaaaaattactacaattttaattttaaatactaACTTACGAGCAATTACAgacaaaaacaatataaaattggAAACTTCCAAAAAAACCTAAAACTTTCCCAAATTTTCAGATAAATCTGGAAACTTTTGAACCACCCATAACAACTGGGACAGCGAAAAACTATCAGCGAACAATTTTTTCACAGATCAGGAAAAAACCCTTTCTCGGATCGAAAACTTTTCTGGaaaattcaaaaccctaaccctagaatCGGATTGGAGGCACGGCGAGGAATGAAATTGGGATCAACAGGTAGGAAAAAGATCGAATCGAACGATTGGAATCTCGAATTGAAGATCGGAGATAGAAATTTGATCGAATCGGAATGAAAGAGGTTGGGGATCGGATGAAATTTTGGCGCTGGCGGGTTTTATAGCCATTTGTGGGTTTTTTCGGTGGCGGCCCGAGGATGGAAAACTTTCTTGATGCGAAATTACTGAAAGAGGTAAGGATCTTAGTTAAAATTACGGCGGATGCCCCTCTGTGATTCTGGATACTCAGGGTTGAGCACCAAAAAGATTCTGTCAGGTAATCGTCAGAGAATATTCGCAGCGACTGGCTTCTAGACACGTTCCTGTCCAGAGAACGGTTTCCTAACAACACGTCGTTCtgtttataaaatattaaaaacggtGGCGTGTTCTCACATTTTTAATTGAAATCAATCGTTTAATTAGGGGTGGCGTGATCAATCAGTACTATAGTCTGATGgtattaatcttcatttgaaaatgagaggtcttaggtttgaatatCGTGGATGGAAAATTTGATACTAGATTAGGTATGTGGCTTAATCGAACTCTTCATTCTCTtattgtaaaaatatcgatgtacaaaaaaaataaaatatgggtAGGCATGGAGAGATTTTATGTGTGCCGGAAATATGACAACATGTATTTTCTACAAAGTTGAAGCAAGATTCTAAGATTATTGACTTTATTTTCGAGATACATCAATTTCAACTAATTCGTCCTTATGAATTCTTAGTCGAAACTACTACAAACATCAACTTGGTATTTGGATTACATTGTTATATTGATATTATTTTTACATGTTGATCAACATGTGAATTTACACGAACAcgacaaaaatataaataagttAATCCGAATATCATCTCTCTCTACATAAAGCATTGCATGCAAGTCCAATCAAAATtgcgcgagagagagagagatagagatgtATATGAATGCGCATATAAAACACAAAACTACATAAATAACATAACCAAAAGGTATTGAACCATCAATTCACTAAGAAAACTGTTAGGGATCAAATACAAATTATTTGCACAATATTAGAGATGTTAGGGATCAAATataaattacttgtattattaGACCTTATTTATGTTGACGTGATACACAATATAATATTTCCAGCCTTTAGCTTTTTGATAtatacaaggttctaaaagtcgttaggcgctagtcaggtggcgggctggggcctagcgcctaggcggctaggcagggcctaggcgggcgcctaggcggactaggcggatttaagtaaatctatcatatttcatgtaaataagtgtctgcttctacttgaaatatatataatttcatcataaactacaaaatagaatgcatatatatcatgaagtattggaacataatgaaaacatgtgaaataaggatataatgtttgttcattcaagtatgcaacaagtctcttacaatttattggaaaaaaacaaaatgcaaaatgaaagttatgtatttttagtctaagtgagttgcaacctaggcgggtctagGTGGATGCCTAGGCGGGCTAAGCGGgtgcctaggtggtctaggcggtgggttggggcctagcgcctaggcggggcctaggcggcgctaggcggggatttttagaacagtggatATATATGAGAGTGTACCGTGATTTATATTAGATTAGAATATTGTCGAACTAAAAAAACTACACCAATTTACCAAGTTTTGTGAGGCAAATTATTAGGTGTTGGGAAAACCTTTTGCAATCATCATATGCTTAATATTGTTCTATTAGGTATCTGGTAGCACGTCTTATCAAACATCGACGATGGCTGAGCTCCGCAGAGCCACGAAAGATTTCTCCTAGGAAATGTTCACTGGAGTCGGGAGATCCGGTCTGGCCAACAGGGGACTACTTTCCAATGGCATGAGCGTAGCTAGATGTCAACAAACATTGCACTATAGGGTTCCCTGACGTGCGAGCAAGAGCAATTCGTGCCGAAGAAACACTTGGTAAGGTACAGTACAACACAGTGTTGTGCGCCTAGGCGGTTTTGGAGGCGGGGCGGGAGTGATAACGCCTCTGCCTAATGGGAATGGGCGAAAACTCACCGAGGCGTGGTTGAGGCAAGCCTAGGCGGCTGAGGCGCGCCTAAGGGCGGTTGGCGGGTGTTCCCAGATCCATCTGTGACCCAAAATCGAAGTCAAATGCTCTGTTGTCAGGGTAAATCGAAGTTGAAGGCTCTGTCATTTGGGTTTAGGGTTGCAGGATGTGCGGCATCTTCACGAGAAAGACAATcgcgaagaagaagagggatttttttttttaaagacttGGTCCAAAACGATGTCGTTTTGGCCaagtctttattttttttaaaatgacttgGCCCAAAATAACTTCATTTTGGTCaaatctatttttcttttattttaaaaacCCCAAGAGTCCCTTGTTTCCCTTGTTTTTCTCAGCGGCCCCTTATTATTTAAGGTCCCGTAAGGCTTCGCCTCACGGCTAGGCGGGACTATCCATGGAACGCCTTGCCCACGCCTCCGCCTTTTAATACATTGGTATTGAAGTATCAGTCTTTAACCCTAGTATCAGTCTTTAACCTTAATACATGATATTAAGCACTGGATTAAGGTTGCTGTTGGAAGTAGGGTTAAATGTTGGAAGAATAATGCAAGCTTTTATTTAGCTTTGATGGATAACAGCTCAACTTGCATTCAGCTAGTCTTAGTGCTAGTATTAGCTGTTTGTTATTCCCTCATCATTGTAAAGCTTGTTAGTGGCTGTAAAGCTTGTTAGTGGCTTAAGTTAGAGAGAGTGGAGGTCATCATTATACTTGCTTAGCTGCCATTATCCCCTACCTTTTGTTCTCCACTCTTTTTCCCGTTTCTTCTTCTATTTATGTATGAACTTGTAACTGTTTTATACATGAAACATACATAAAAAactctacatggtatcagagcagtgaTCCCTCTTGGACCTGGCTCTGTGTTCTTCTGAAATCCTACCAAATCCAAACCAGTTAAGCCATTATGGCAACACCAGCagagaaaatttcaaaaaacgaAACCATAGATACCAACCCAATTCAACGTTTGAGCTCTGTGCTCCTAAACGAATTCAACTATCTGCCCTAGTCACGAGCTATTTCTCTCGCTCTTGGAGGATGTGGAAAGCTCCCGTTCATTCAAAAGGATAACATCATACCCGAAACAACTTCACCAGATTATGCAGCATGGGTGTCCCAAGATCAActtatcatgtcttggctgtTAAACTCTATGGAACCAAAGATAGCTGAGATTTTCAGTTATTCAGTGTCATCTCACCACTTTTGGAATTCTGTACGAGACATGTATGGGGATCTAAACAATGTTGCGCGAGTCTTCCAGCTAAAGAAAGACCTTACGGAACTACAACAGGGAAATCTCTCATTTGTTCAACATCTTGGCAACTTGAAAGCCAAATGGAATGAATTGGATCTCTACAGACCTCATACCACGGACACAACCAGTCTTTTAAAGCGTGCTGAAGAAGACAAGGTGTTCCAGTTGCTTGCTAGCATTGGACCAGAGTATGAAGATCTTAAAAGTCATCTCTTTATGACACCTGAACTTCCTACTTTCCAGATGGTCTGCAATGTTATTCAACGCGAAGAAGTAAGAAAGAAGGTCATGAACGCAGACGTAGTCGTTGGAGAATCAGATCTTAGGCCATCAGAAGCGAGAGCCTTCACCTTCTCCAGACCATACAAGGGAAAACGACCAGACTTAAAGTGTTCTCACTGTGTGAAGATAGGTCGTCCAGGCGTTGGACACATAAAAGAAAAGTGCTggattcttcatccagaacttAAACCCAAGTTCAACGATGATGGAAGAGCACCAAGAAACCAAATGAAGCCTGCCTACACTCCTAGAGGAAACCTTGTTTGCGACAATGTCTCCAATAATGTGATAAACTCTTCCTCTAGTCCCATTACTCTCATAAATGAATTTGCTAACTTCTTGCAACAGAAACAAGGAACAACAAATCATGAAAGTCCCACAGCCATGCTCGGCAAGTTTGCTGGCTTCCTCGAACAATCAAGCTCAGTGTCACAAAATGACGTGCCAGGTATTGTTGCAACTATTTCCATTGCATTGGATCTTAGTAGTAGTCGTGATTTTTGGATAGTCGACTTAGGAGCTTCTGATCACATGACTAACGATGCATCTTTACTAAATGTTTTTCAAAACTTCTCCACTCATTCTTTTGTCTCCGTAGCTAATGGCACCAAAGTTCGTATAGTAGGCAGAAGGAAACTCAAAATCTTCTTGAGTAAAAAAGAATCCCTTGTCATGCATgtcccttcttttcctttcaaactgCTGTCAGTAGGAAGAATAACACAATTGCTCAATTGTCTTGCAATTTTTTCCACTCACTGTGTGATTTTCCAGGATCGAGTTTCGAAGGAAACGATTGGTAAAGGGTTCTTCCTCAATGGACTGTACTATGTCAActtctcttcaagttttccaAAGAGTTTCTACGTAAACTCAAACACAGTAAACAAGGAGCAGCTCTCGCACATGAGATTAGCTCACCCTTCTTCACAtgttatatcttttttttttcctagttTCTGTAAAGTGATCCCAGATTGTGAAGTTTGTCACAAATCTAAGTTTACCAGGTTACTCTTTCCCCATTCTCTCTCTAGAGCTACCAAAGCTTTTGAAATTGTCCATTCCGACATTTAGGGACCTGCAACCTTAAAGTCTTTTGATGGTTACAGATTCTATATatctttcattgatgatttctctAGAACTACCTTTGTGTATTTACTTAAATTCAAGCACGAAGCTTtccaatgtttcaaaaattttcataacttagttcaaaatcattttaactcTAATATTGGCATCTTAAGGTCTAATAATGGGTCTGAGTACACTTCCAAAATCATGACAACTTACTTAAGTGAGCATGGAATTTTGCAACAAACAAATTGTGTAGGAACGCCACAACAAAATGGCATTTCAGTCTTTAACCCTAGTATCAGTCTTTAACCCTAATACATGATATTAAGCACTGGATTAAGGTTGTTGTTGGAAGTAGGGTTAAATGTTGGAAGAATAATGCAAGCTTTTATCTGGCTTTGATGGATAACAGCTCAACTTGCATGCAGCTAGTCTTAGTGCTAGTATTAGCTGTTTGTTATTCCCTCATCATTGTAAAGCTTGTTAGTGGCTGTAAAGCTTGTTAGTGGCTTAAGTTAGAGAGAGTGGAGGTCATCATTATACTTGCTTAGCTGCCATTGTCCCCTACCTTTTGTTCTCCACTCTCTTTCCCGTTTCTTCTTCTATTTATGTATGAACTTGTAACTGTTTTATACATGAAATATACATAAAAAACTCTACAATTGGTACAACACCCAAATGCCATCAAGCTTTTGGGGCACTGCCAGTGGAACTCAACTCACCATCTGTTTTACAAGTACTACGATGGCGATCTTTATAGTTGGCTGCACGATAAATCGAGGCTTTGGGCTATCTCGTTGTGGGAATTGGTTGCAACCAAATTACATTACTTTCTTTCGATCGCCTTGATTTGCGTCCATGAAGTATATCACTGACAGAGGCCTCCCATGAAAGAAGTTGTTCAAATGTTAAAAGAAAATTCGATAATGCACATCAAAGTCCTATTTCTGCTTTGATTTGCTTCCTTTTCCTTGTAATCTTGTGGTTGAAACGTATTGTGAAATTAATGATGTTTCCAGCCGGGCAATTTCTTGTTTCAGAATCTCTACCAAATATAACTGCATTGGTCTTGTTCATGTAGTGTGAAATGAATATTAGGCAGCTCCATGCACAGAAATGTTTCCGAGTTATTTCCCTTGTCTACCTTTTACAAGTTTTACAAGTAAAAATCTTCATACGCAGACCTACTTGCAACAGACCAATTGAATTTTATCGTTGTCTCCGTGAATGAACATAGAATTCATGTCTCTGCGTGAATGGACATACATAAACTTGTTCATTCGTGCGCGCATGTGTGTgcgtgagaaagagagagagcaaaTTGGAAATCTTTCTCGCCATCTCTCCCGCTGTGTTTGCATTAGTGAAAACTGGAGTTTACAGTGAAATGGCGGAAGGAAAGTTTTGAGTAGCAGGACGCAAACATAGTTTATGCCTACTTTTGACAAGAAGCCTCGGTTCAAGAAAAAGTCTGTAATCTTCAATTCAAAGTGGTAGCAACACTCAATGAAAACAAAAAGGCATATTTGTTCTAGAGTATTATTAGCGTATAACAAGTACCTGAGACAAATTGTTTATTCAGAAAAGAATAGAGGCCCTTCCGCAGCTTCAGCTTATGAAATCCTCTGATTGTCAATCTCTACGAGGGGAATGTGGTCTACCGTAGGCCAATCTTCTCTTTCCTTTCGGAAACATTGTTTCAGCATAGGACATTTTCTGATGCATAGGTAAGATAGATGTTTCAACCCGTCTTTTGGCAAACATTGGAACTTGCGGCAGTGGCTGATTTCTAGTTTTTCAAGGGCGGTCAGTTGCTGCAGCCCCTTATCAAGTGATGTGAGATTTGGAAATCCACATATGGAGAGAGAGGTAAGAGAGGTGGGCAGCATCCCCTCCTCTGGAAAACACTGCACATCAGACCGTTTTCCACCCATGATGCTAAGACATTTAAGGGACACCAGAGCTTTCAGCTTCCAATGCAATCGCTGCGCAATGA
Protein-coding sequences here:
- the LOC114823202 gene encoding uncharacterized protein isoform X3, producing MTNKRPFHGDDSYEVAWKHPRQLEYANEPAPIVDTFPFSSAPKKFQISDEGGFASDLGTEISNETYRELENGASGSFSRFWLANNSLFEAHVRPEAAGHLSLFPEFFAPANHRRALLHSNDICLSPVDYPPQKLVSIGPQHQAHVPEWGHEGSHTSDHLEKLDPQHKLSYASGQGLGVDEVKLMGTCIISMPDLEASENYLCEDTAARNHCMCADAGSVRCVRQHVLEAREKLRKDLGECLFEELGFYEMGDEVADKWTKDEEHAFHDAIRSNPASLGKNFWHHLSVAFPLRPHKDLVSYYFNVFMLRQRAEQNRFDPLNIDSDDDEWQKCELGVVDDDEDALVESPVNLDAPAYNQVEHFDSFNEQIEDADDVDGCNDNADVVGCAGITDEDAGDIDDGPESHAENPLGDCGAAETCVLDKTPSSNREDYDIEDDSCTSYEHQQGS
- the LOC114823202 gene encoding uncharacterized protein isoform X2, with the translated sequence MTNKRPFHGDDSYEVAWKHPRQLEYANEPAPIVDTFPFSSAPKKFQISDGEGDGSFSTSPDEGGFASDLGTEISNETYRELENGASGSFSRFWLANNSLFEAHVRPEAAGHLSLFPEFFAPANHRRALLHSNDICLSPVDYPPQKLVSIGPQHQAHVPEWGHEGSHTSDHLEKLDPQHKLSYASGQGLGVDEVKLMGTCIISMPDLEASENYLCEDTAARNHCMCADAGSVRCVRQHVLEAREKLRKDLGECLFEELGFYEMGDEVADKWTKDEEHAFHDAIRSNPASLGKNFWHHLSVAFPLRPHKDLVSYYFNVFMLRQRAEQNRFDPLNIDSDDDEWQKCELGVVDDDEDALVESPVNLDAPAYNQVEHFDSFNEQIEDADDVDGCNDNADVVGCAGITDEDAGDIDDGPESHAENPLGDCGAAETCVLDKTPSSNREDYDIEDDSCTSYEHQQGS
- the LOC114823202 gene encoding uncharacterized protein isoform X1; translated protein: MLHFKCDFTLQEKMTNKRPFHGDDSYEVAWKHPRQLEYANEPAPIVDTFPFSSAPKKFQISDGEGDGSFSTSPDEGGFASDLGTEISNETYRELENGASGSFSRFWLANNSLFEAHVRPEAAGHLSLFPEFFAPANHRRALLHSNDICLSPVDYPPQKLVSIGPQHQAHVPEWGHEGSHTSDHLEKLDPQHKLSYASGQGLGVDEVKLMGTCIISMPDLEASENYLCEDTAARNHCMCADAGSVRCVRQHVLEAREKLRKDLGECLFEELGFYEMGDEVADKWTKDEEHAFHDAIRSNPASLGKNFWHHLSVAFPLRPHKDLVSYYFNVFMLRQRAEQNRFDPLNIDSDDDEWQKCELGVVDDDEDALVESPVNLDAPAYNQVEHFDSFNEQIEDADDVDGCNDNADVVGCAGITDEDAGDIDDGPESHAENPLGDCGAAETCVLDKTPSSNREDYDIEDDSCTSYEHQQGS
- the LOC139193647 gene encoding uncharacterized protein, which translates into the protein MEPKIAEIFSYSVSSHHFWNSVRDMYGDLNNVARVFQLKKDLTELQQGNLSFVQHLGNLKAKWNELDLYRPHTTDTTSLLKRAEEDKVFQLLASIGPEYEDLKSHLFMTPELPTFQMVCNVIQREEVRKKVMNADVVVGESDLRPSEARAFTFSRPYKGKRPDLKCSHCVKIGRPGVGHIKEKCWILHPELKPKFNDDGRAPRNQMKPAYTPRGNLVCDNVSNNVINSSSSPITLINEFANFLQQKQGTTNHESPTAMLGKFAGFLEQSSSVSQNDVPGIVATISIALDLSSSRDFWIVDLGASDHMTNDASLLNVFQNFSTHSFVSVANGTKDRVSKETIGKGFFLNGLYYVNFSSSFPKSFYVNSNTIVKFVTNLSLPGYSFPILSLELPKLLKLSIPTFRDLQP